One segment of Theobroma cacao cultivar B97-61/B2 chromosome 9, Criollo_cocoa_genome_V2, whole genome shotgun sequence DNA contains the following:
- the LOC18590265 gene encoding photosystem I subunit O: MAATFASPSTVVGLRSTTLLSTPAKKAFLSSGFLKSRVAARNPLMLAGASGGKFTCFERDWLRTDFNVIGFGLIGWLAPSSIPAINGKSLTGLFFESIGAELAHFPSPPPLTSQFWLWLVLWHIGLFLCLTFGQIGFKGRTEDYF; the protein is encoded by the exons ATGGCAGCTACATTTGCGAGCCCATCAACCGTCGTCGGCCTTCGCAGCACCACCTTGCTATCAACCCCAGCAAAGAAAGCATTCCTCTCTTCAG GCTTTCTGAAATCCCGGGTGGCGGCTAGGAACCCTTTGATGCTGGCTGGTGCTTCAGGGGGCAAGTTCACATG CTTTGAGAGAGACTGGCTGCGTACGGACTTCAACGTGATAGGATTTGGGCTGATTGGGTGGTTAGCTCCATCGAGCATACCAGCAATCAATGGGAAGAGCTTGACAGGGCTTTTCTTTGAGAGCATTGGAGCTGAGCTCGCTCACTTCCCTTCACCTCCTCCTCTTACTTCTCAGTTTTG GTTGTGGCTGGTATTATGGCACATAGGATTGTTCCTCTGTCTTACTTTCGGACAAATTGGATTCAAGGGAAGGACTGAGGATTACTTTTAA